A region of Channa argus isolate prfri chromosome 8, Channa argus male v1.0, whole genome shotgun sequence DNA encodes the following proteins:
- the LOC137132091 gene encoding 5-hydroxytryptamine receptor 3A-like, with protein sequence MRPTQQSICFISGLLSLSVSLCYSKLSCKEGYSGPTYESIQDVFDLQSFRPAVNLSNPTIANISFTLYAVLGVNEKTQILTTFLWLRLYWKHEFLVWDPDECDGVTKISLPVRQLWSPDIIVYEFVDDDVSQACPYVYVNHTGHIRWDRMLRLVSACNLEIFSFPFDVQNCTFTFGSYMHTIKDVRVGPALTFEEMSVNSKRYLEASGEWEVVDILGDTSILQFGIDEWDIITFWVVIKRRPVLYVVNLLIPSSFLMLIDILSFYLPPHSVDRASFKMTLILGYTVFLLIMNDLLPSTANGTPIIGIYFSVCLALMVISLLETVIITNVLHHSSMKYREVPKWVRVIVLKHIANLICYHWVEGIKPPPRPQTDKPQSSNANSDLSMSVQSSQTSAQQPTNNGVTAVLPELQQICLYLGDLRAHLTSLQKENELQEQWCHVGYVLDYLLFRTYLLIISCYALVIITMWCIWISQ encoded by the exons ATGAGACCCACACAGCAGAGCATCTGTTTCATCTCAGGATTACTCTCTCTGTCAG TGTCTCTATGTTACAGTAAACTGTCTTGTAAAGAAGGATACAGCGGCCCGACGTATGAGTCCATTCAGGATGTGTTTGATCTACAGTCCTTCAGACCAGCAGTAAACCTCAGCAATCCCACCATAGCCAACATCTCCTTCACCTTATATGCTGTCCTGGGGGTG AATGAGAAGACCCAGATACTCACCACTTTCCTATGGCTAAGGCTG TACTGGAAGCACGAGTTCTTGGTTTGGGATCCTGATGAGTGCGATGGCGTCACGAAGATTTCTCTCCCTGTTAGGCAGCTCTGGTCTCCTGATATCATCGTGTATGAGTT CGTGGATGATGATGTTTCCCAAGCGTGTCCTTACGTCTACGTCAACCACACAGGTCACATCCGCTGGGACAGGATGCTGCGGCTGGTCTCCGCCTGCAACCTAGAGATCTTCAGCTTCCCATTTGATGTGCAGaactgcacatttacatttggatcTTACATGCACACAA TAAAAGATGTGAGGGTTGGTCCAGCCCTGACCTTTGAGGAGATGTCTGTAAACTCGAAGCGTTATCTGGAAGCTAGTGGAGAGTGGGAGGTGGTGGACATACTGGGAGATACCTCCATCCTCCAGTTTGGGATTGATGAGTGGGACATCATCACCTTCTGG GTGGTTATAAAGCGACGTCCAGTGCTCTATGTGGTCAACCTGCTCATCCCCAGCTCCTTCCTCATGCTTATTGACATCCTGTCCTTCTACCTGCCCCCTCACAGCGTTGACAGGGCCTCCTTCAAGATGACCCTGATCCTGGGCTACACCGTCTTTCTGCTCATTATGAATGACCTGCTTCCCAGCACTGCTAATGGCACACCCATCATAG GCAtctatttctctgtgtgtctggcCCTCATGGTCATCAGTCTACTGGAAACAGTCATCATCACCAACGTCCTCCACCACAGCTCCATGAAATATCGAGAGGTTCCAAAATGGGTGAGGGTGATTGTCCTCAAACACATAGCCAACCTCATCTGCTACCACTGGGTGGAGGGCATCAAACCCCCTCCTAGACCACAGACAGATAAACCTCAGAGCTCAAATGCCAACTCAGATCTGTCCATGAGCGTTCAGAGCAGCCAAACATCTGCACAGCAACCAACCAACAATGGAG TTACAGCTGTTCTGCCTGAACTGCAACAGATCTGTCTATACCTGGGCGACCTTCGCGCCCACCTAACATCGCTGCAAAAGGAGAATGAGCTACAGGAGCAGTGGTGTCACGTAGGATATGTCCTTGACTACCTGCTCTTCCGCACCTATCTGCTCATCATCTCCTGCTATGCCCTGGTCATCATCACCATGTGGTGCATCTGGATCAGCCAGTAG
- the LOC137131972 gene encoding uncharacterized protein — MSHTSKEAQSVLAGIEQEVDVSSFPQPTSPSEEPRRSERARTLTEKGKEFQKEKLKVLLLHFDSIYERWKALTKVAKKSVIKQDPRDILQEHIVSIQRELSELNSIYDEYRKIDRPAHDMRRKMDNCTSITEIVVQNAQSQIQGAEEQIIWPDAKSVFASSVSSVSPSASSCSKVNSMYSNTSSFKRQEAAAEYAATQAVLKIMTEQESYQQRLYNLEAEEKRIIAEQEAAALTHRLQEEKEETERRIEREKERASLLKKQQEENAARRRSVETLKRELERLEELKRLNAAKAKLQVYDEGEINQIKGFVAHSSEHLTVTQKDIQVNNVNQQPKPPKAPTSASKIETGELVKVLAEAISANRLPIPEPAVFYGDPLKFAHWKASFQTLIEQKNIPTSEKIFFLQRYIGGPAREALEGYFLIGSEESYDAAWKMLSERYGHPFVIAKAFRDKLYFWPKIASKESSELRKFVDFLCSCECAMNQNESLQILDDGNENQKLAAKLPDWLSTRWNRKATEYQLEHGRFPRFSYFVTFLSLEASIACNPITSYQALESERVKTKNKNTVPFKNQPIGTKIFTTNISERNVVTCLFCKKRGHGLHKCHKLLERTVADRIKFIKDEELCFGCLSTGHQSKKCNKRMVCEVCSKRHPTCLHEDRSNQEQGAKREQSKWRDCSKERMTESVQQSLTKEITSNRVVQEGNSVQTSAIVPVYVSSPRDPNNEVLVYALLDSQSDSSFILEEVADALNMDTEQVRLKLSTMSSKGTIVACKRLNGLQIRGLHSSKKITVPTAYTREFIPANRTHIPTPETAKAWSHLEHLAKHIAPQKECEIGLLIGYNCPQALLPREVVSGEENQPFAQKTDLGWSIVSYGVPCENYGDAIGVSHRIIVKQVIPEPTTIVKLRSEVHYVCKTQIKEMTTPDNVIKMLESDFSERDVGEATLSQEDFNFLTKMKNGIKHKHDGHYEMPLPFKQDRPNLPNNKACAVQRLSSLKRRFKRDQKYYTDYKNFMKDLIVRGEAEKVPEEELNNKPVWYIPHHGVYHPQKPGKIRVVFDCSARFQDTSLNDHLLTGPELSNTLLGVLCRFRKGPIAVMCDVERMFHQFHVKREDQDYLRFLWWESNDLESTPSVFRMKVHLFGAASSPGCANFGLKHLAAQCQDQFSQSTVKFIQRSFYVDDGLVNVTSDAEAIQLIKEARELCSTGKLRLHKFVSNSKDVIQALPKEECADSIKTLDMALGEPLFERALGIQWCVFSDDFQFRITVKEQPLTRRGVLSTVAYIYDPLGFLAPFVLRGKQILQQLCQDKVGWDESLPEELRTQWMSWLQDLQNLSKVRIRRCYLPVNFTDVRQYELHHFSDASATGYGECTYLRAINANGDVHCSLVMGKARVAPTKITTMPQLELSAAVVAAGTSVVLRDELEINGLQEHFWTDSRVVLGYINNDARRFHVFVANRVQRIKSSTDPKQWHFVQSEDNPADHASRGLTAEQLVASNWFTGPDFLWEKELPIGTVVEEVSKDDPELRKVQVLNTSVKVDRTLLDRMTKFSDWNRAVKAIARLKCFAQQIKGLRPKPKETTGVEERQEAELYIIKLVQRETFNSEIKGLEKSKEIRSKDKVNKLHKLNPFVDEHGVLRVGGRLTRASLHPYVKHPVILPKASHVSSLLIKHYHEKVHHQGRGMTVNELRSNGIWIIGCSSAVASHIYKCTRCRKYRRTAQEPKMADLPEERVEMTPPFTYCGIDCFGPFYVKEGRKELKRYGLLFTCMCSRAIHIEMLDDLTTDAFINALRAFIAIRGNVRQLRSDQGTNFVGAKREFMNAMKDLNQEQLKTYGCEFITNIPSSSHMGGVWERQIRTIRSVLTAILDQSAKRLDSASLRTFLYEVMAIINSRPLTTEHLNDLTSLEPLTPNHILLMKSGVILPPPGQFVSQDLYLRKRWRRVQFLANEFWSRWKKEYLLNLQQRQRWQKDRRNTKVNDILILKEDSSPRTQWKLARVTEVYPSSDGKVRKVKLLISDSSLNSEGKRTSKPVYLDRPVHKTILLLEAE; from the coding sequence ATGTCTCATACAAGTAAAGAAGCTCAGAGTGTGTTAGCTGGCATAGAACAAGAGGTGGATGTGTCAAGCTTTCCACAACCAACATCACCGTCTGAAGAGCCTCGTAGAAGTGAAAGAGCCCGAACATTaacagaaaagggaaaggaatttcagaaagaaaaacttaagGTTCTCCTGCTACACTTTGACAGCATTTATGAACGATGGAAAGCTTTAACCAAGGTTGCtaaaaaatctgtaataaaacaaGATCCCAGAGATATTCTACAGGAGCACATTGTCAGCATTCAAAGAGAGTTATCTGAGCTGAACAGTATTTATGATGAATACAGAAAAATTGATCGCCCAGCTCATGACATGCGTCGCAAGATGGACAACTGTACATCAATTACTGAGATTGTAGTGCAAAACGCTCAGTCTCAAATTCAAGGAGCAGAGGAACAGATCATTTGGCCTGACGCAAAATCAGTATTTGCATCCTCTGTATCCAGTGTTTCACCTTCTGCTTCCAGCTGTTCTAAGGTTAATTCTATGTACTCTAATACTTCCTCATTTAAAAgacaagaagctgctgctgaatatgCTGCCACACAAGCCGTTTTAAAGATTATGACTGAACAAGAGTCTTATCAACAGAGACTATACAACCTTGAGGCTGAAGAAAAAAGGATAATTGCAGAACAAGAAGCTGCTGCATTAACTCATCGCCtgcaagaagaaaaggaagaaacgGAACGCagaatagaaagagagaaagaaagggccTCTCTcttaaagaaacaacaagaaGAGAATGCTGCAAGAAGAAGGTCTGTAGAAACCTTAAAGAGGGAGCTTGAGCGCTTAGAAGAGTTGAAAAGGCTAAATGCAGCCAAGGCAAAACTTCAAGTTTACGATGAAGGTGAAATCAATCAGATTAAGGGTTTTGTAGCACACAGCTCTGAACATCTTACAGTTACGCAGAAAGACATTCAAGTGAACAATGTAAATCAGCAACCAAAACCACCAAAAGCTCCTACCAGTGCAAGCAAAATTGAAACAGGAGAGCTTGTAAAGGTTTTGGCTGAGGCCATATCAGCAAATAGGCTTCCCATTCCAGAACCTGCAGTCTTTTATGGAGATCCACTTAAGTTTGCTCATTGGAAGGCATCCTTTCAGACTCTGAttgagcagaaaaacattccAACCTCAGAGAAAATCTTCTTCCTTCAGAGATATATTGGAGGACCAGCTCGAGAGGCCTTAGAAGGTTATTTTCTAATTGGTTCAGAAGAGTCATATGATGCAGCTTGGAAAATGCTCAGTGAACGATATGGACATCCATTtgtcattgcaaaggctttcaGAGACAAGCTATATTTCTGGCCAAAAATAGCCTCAAAGGAAAGTTCTGAGTTAAGGAAATTTGTGGACTTCTTGTGCAGTTGTGAATGCGCTATGAATCAGAATGAGAGTCTACAAATCCTTGATGATGGAAATGAGAATCAGAAACTGGCAGCCAAGCTACCTGACTGGCTAAGCACCAGATggaacagaaaggccacagagtATCAACTGGAACATGGGAGATTCCCAAGGTTCAGTTATTTTGTAACATTCCTTTCATTGGAAGCTAGTATTGCTTGCAATCCTATTACATCTTATCAAGCATTGGAATCAGAAAGGGTGAAGACAAAGAACAAGAACACCGTACCTTTTAAGAACCAACCCATTGGTACCAAGATATTCACAACAAATATCAGTGAAAGAAACGTAGTTACATGTCTGTTTTGTAAGAAAAGGGGACATGGTTTGCATAAGTGTCATAAATTATTGGAAAGGACAGTTGCAGACAGAATTAAGTTTATTAAGGACGAAGAACTATGCTTCGGCTGTTTGAGCACAGGCCATCAGTCTAAGAAATGTAACAAGAGGATGGTTTGTGAAGTCTGCTCAAAACGTCATCCCACATGTTTACATGAAGATCGCTCAAACCAAGAACAAGGAGCTAAAAGAGAACAATCTAAATGGAGAGATTGCAGTAAGGAAAGAATGACAGAATCAGTACAACAAAGTCTCACCAAAGAAATCACATCCAACAGAGTTGTACAAGAAGGTAACAGTGTACAGACTTCAGCTATAGttcctgtgtatgtgtcatCACCAAGAGATCCAAACAATGAAGTACTTGTTTACGCTCTGTTAGATTCACAGAGTGACTCTTCATTCATTCTTGAAGAAGTAGCTGATGCTTTAAACATGGACACAGAACAAGTAAGGCTAAAACTATCGACAATGTCATCTAAAGGGACAATTGTTGCCTGTAAAAGACTTAATGGTCTACAGATAAGAGGACTACATTCATCTAAGAAGATCACAGTACCAACAGCTTATACTCGTGAGTTCATTCCTGCCAATCGGACACATATTCCAACTCCAGAGACTGCTAAGGCATGGAGTCATTTAGAACATCTTGCAAAACACATAGCTCCACAGAAGGAGTGTGAGATTGGTCTTTTGATTGGTTATAATTGCCCACAAGCCTTATTACCTAGAGAAGTTGTAAGTGGAGAAGAAAACCAACCCTTtgcacaaaaaacagatttaggtTGGAGCATAGTGAGCTATGGTGTCCCATGTGAGAACTATGGTGATGCTATCGGAGTAAGTCATCGTATCATTGTAAAGCAGGTGATACCAGAACCTACAACAATAGTTAAACTCAGAAGTGAGGTTCACTATGTGTGTAAGACTCAAATCAAAGAAATGACCACTCCAGATAATGTAATCAAGATGCTAGAATCCGATTTCAGTGAAAGAGATGTTGGAGAAGCAACTCTCTCTCAGGAAGATTTTAACTTCCTCACAAAGATGAAGAATGGAATAAAGCATAAACACGATGGTCATTACGAGATGCCCTTACCTTTCAAACAAGATAGGCCAAACCTTCCCAACAATAAAGCATGTGCTGTACAGCGTTTGTCAAGTTTGAAACGCAGATTCAAGAGAGACCAGAAATACTACACTGACTACAAGAACTTCAtgaaagacctcatagttcgtGGTGAGGCAGAAAAGGTCCCAGAAGAAGAACTGAACAACAAACCAGTCTGGTATATTCCTCATCATGGTGTATACCACCCTCAAAAGCCTGGGAAGATACGTGTAGTCTTTGATTGTTCAGCAAGATTTCAAGACACATCACTGAATGATCATCTTCTTACAGGCCCAGAACTCTCAAACACCTTGCTAGGAGTTCTTTGTAGGTTTCGTAAAGGCCCAATTGCCGTCATGTGCGATGTGGAACGCATGTTCCATCAGTTCCATGTTAAACGTGAAGACCAAGACTATTTAAGGTTCTTATGGTGGGAGAGCAATGATCTAGAATCAACACCATCAGTATTTAGGATGAAGGTTCATCTGTTTGGGGCAGCGTCCTCACCTGGGTGTGCCAATTTTGGTCTGAAACATTTAGCCGCTCAGTGTCAAGATCAATTCAGTCAAAGTACTGTTAAATTCATTCAGAGGAGTTTTTATGTTGACGATGGACTGGTGAATGTTACTTCTGATGCTGAGGCAATCCAACTCATTAAGGAAGCTAGAGAACTTTGCAGTACAGGCAAGCTGAGACTACATAAGTTTGTTTCCAACAGCAAGGATGTAATACAAGCATTACCAAAGGAAGAGTGTGCTGATAGTATCAAAACCCTGGATATGGCTTTGGGAGAACCACTCTTTGAGAGAGCCCTTGGTATTCAGTGGTGCGTATTCTCTGATGACTTCCAATTTAGAATTACTGTCAAAGAACAGCCACTAACTAGAAGAGGTGTGTTGTCGACAGTAGCTTACATCTATGACCCTTTGGGATTCCTAGCACCCTTTGTCCTACGGGGAAAGCAAATCTTGCAGCAACTGTGTCAAGATAAAGTTGGTTGGGATGAGTCTCTTCCAGAAGAACTCAGAACACAATGGATGTCATGGCTACAAGACCTTCAAAATTTGTCTAAAGTAAGGATCAGAAGATGCTATTTACCAGTAAACTTTACTGATGTCAGGCAATATGAGCTTCACCATTTCTCAGACGCAAGTGCCACAGGTTATGGGGAGTGTACATATCTTAGAGCAATTAATGCTAACGGAGATGTCCATTGCTCACTTGTTATGGGGAAGGCACGTGTTGCTCCTACTAAGATAACCACAATGCCACAGCTTGAGCTTTCTGCGGCAGTGGTAGCAGCAGGGACAAGTGTTGTTCTTAGAGATGAGCTTGAAATAAATGGTCTTCAAGAACATTTTTGGACTGATTCAAGAGTAGTTCTTGGATATATAAATAATGATGCAAGacgctttcatgtgtttgtggcaaACAGAGTCCAAAGAATCAAGTCCAGTACAGACCCTAAGCAATGGCATTTTGTGCAGTCTGAAGATAATCCTGCAGACCATGCTTCCAGAGGTCTAACTGCAGAACAACTAGTTGCTTCAAACTGGTTCACTGGCCCagactttctatgggaaaaggAGCTACCCATAGGTACAGTGGTGGAAGAGGTCAGTAAAGATGATCCAGAACTTCGGAAGGTGCAGGTGCTCAACACCAGTGTAAAGGTAGATAGGACACTGTTAGACCGCATGACAAAGTTTTCTGACTGGAATAGAGCCGTCAAGGCTATTGCTCGTCTTAAGTGCTTTGCTCAACAAATTAAAGGACTTagaccaaaaccaaaagaaaccaCAGGTGTTGAGGAAAGGCAAGAAGCAGAACTTTACATCATAAAACTAGTCCAAAGAGAAACATTCAACAGTGAAATCAAAGGTTTAGAAAAAAGCAAGGAAATAAGATCAAAGGACAAAGTCAATAAGCTTCACAAATTAAATCCTTTTGTGGACGAGCATGGTGTGCTTCGAGTAGGTGGACGTTTGACAAGAGCTAGCCTTCATCCATATGTCAAACATCCTGTCATTTTGCCAAAGGCAAGTCATGTGTCTTCTTTACTTATTAAGCATTACCATGAGAAAGTACATCATCAGGGAAGAGGcatgactgtaaatgaactGCGATCCAATGGGATATGGATCATAGGATGTAGCAGTGCAGTTGCttcacacatttataaatgcaCAAGGTGCAGAAAGTACAGAAGAACTGCACAGGAGCCAAAGATGGCAGACTTACCTGAAGAAAGAGTGGAAATGACACCTCCATTCACGTACTGTGGCATAGATTGCTTCGGACCATTCTATGTGAAGGAAGGGAGGAAAGAACTGAAAAGATATGGTCTTCTTTTTACGTGCATGTGCTCTAGAGCCATACATATTGAAATGTTGGACGATCTTACAACAGATGCCTTTATCAACGCATTGCGTGCATTTATTGCAATACGTGGAAATGTAAGACAGCTAAGAAGTGATCAAGGCACTAACTTTGTAGGCGCAAAGAGAGAGTTCATGAATGCAATGAAGGACCTGAATCAAGAACAACTTAAAACATATGGATGTGAGTTTATCACAAACATCCCATCATCCAGTCATATGGGAGGTGTATGGGAGAGACAGATAAGGACAATTAGAAGTGTTCTCACAGCGATTCTGGATCAGTCTGCTAAAAGACTTGACAGTGCCTCACTCAGAACCTTTCTGTATGAAGTAATGGCTATTATAAATAGCAGACCTCTAACAACAGAGCATTTGAATGACCTCACAAGTCTCGAACCTCTCACGCCAAATCATATTCTTTTGATGAAGTCTGGAGTAATATTGCCCCCTCCTGGTCAGTTTGTAAGTCAGGATCTTTACCTACGTAAGAGGTGGCGCCGGGTGCAGTTCTTGGCAAATGAATTTTGGAGCAGGTGGAAGAAGGAATATCTCCTTAATCTTCAGCAAAGACAAAGATGGCAAAAGgacagaagaaacacaaaggttAATGACATTCTCATCCTTAAGGAAGATAGTTCTCCACGAACTCAGTGGAAGCTGGCAAGGGTGACAGAGGTGTATCCTAGTAGTGATGGAAAAGTTAGGAAAGTAAAACTATTGATCAGTGACTCCAGCTTGAATAGTGAAGGAAAGCGTACTTCTAAGCCAGTGTATCTAGATAGACCTGTGCACAAGACTATTCTACTGCTTGAAGCAGAGTAG